In Candidatus Hydrogenedentota bacterium, one DNA window encodes the following:
- a CDS encoding phage late control D family protein, which produces MELDVFKPTFLIQIEGQQLSLDITQEITSFVFEDNEEELDVMELTVANRGLLFTDDPLFQEGNEIVARFGYIGNLSPVKKAVIKEIDCDFPEDGVATIRLKAYDKGYKLSGKENQKVWQKPAPGILYSEIAEEIAAANGLIPVVKPTVGYHLRVIQSNISDAQFLKELADKARDQEGDGVAGYMFYVQDDELHFHPRMLDQPPVLTLEYFTDPKSILRSFKPSTQAQWGKGAGVETKAAGVDPRKKEPVEEVANNDNTTDRTSLGKRTYLVDGNSGEGQFKEQETGRVVASFERSEGFYEEPEQEPAKDAADAAFKAAELQQVEATAVTLGIPTLRAKQN; this is translated from the coding sequence ATGGAACTCGACGTATTCAAACCGACGTTCCTCATCCAGATTGAGGGGCAGCAGCTTTCCCTGGACATCACGCAGGAGATCACGTCATTCGTCTTCGAAGACAACGAAGAAGAACTGGACGTGATGGAACTGACCGTGGCCAACCGGGGGCTGTTGTTCACGGACGATCCCCTGTTCCAGGAGGGCAACGAGATCGTCGCCCGTTTCGGCTACATCGGCAACCTGTCCCCGGTCAAGAAGGCCGTCATCAAGGAAATCGACTGCGACTTCCCCGAGGACGGCGTAGCGACAATCCGCCTCAAAGCCTACGACAAGGGATACAAGCTCTCAGGCAAGGAGAATCAGAAGGTTTGGCAGAAGCCCGCTCCGGGCATCCTGTATTCGGAGATCGCCGAGGAAATCGCCGCGGCGAACGGTCTGATTCCCGTGGTCAAGCCCACGGTCGGCTACCACCTCCGCGTGATCCAGTCCAACATTTCCGACGCGCAATTCCTCAAAGAACTCGCGGACAAAGCGCGTGATCAGGAGGGTGATGGTGTCGCCGGGTACATGTTCTACGTCCAGGACGACGAACTCCATTTCCATCCCCGTATGCTGGACCAGCCGCCCGTCCTGACACTGGAGTATTTCACCGACCCCAAAAGCATCCTCCGTTCGTTCAAGCCGTCCACACAGGCGCAATGGGGAAAAGGCGCGGGCGTGGAAACGAAGGCCGCCGGCGTCGACCCGCGCAAGAAGGAGCCCGTCGAGGAAGTAGCCAACAACGACAACACGACCGACCGGACCTCGCTGGGAAAGCGCACCTATCTCGTCGACGGCAACAGCGGCGAAGGGCAGTTCAAGGAGCAGGAAACGGGGCGCGTCGTCGCCAGCTTCGAACGCTCCGAGGGCTTCTACGAAGAACCCGAACAGGAGCCCGCGAAGGACGCCGCGGACGCCGCGTTCAAGGCGGCGGAACTGCAGCAGGTCGAAGCCACGGCGGTCACCTTGGGCATCCCGACGCTGCGCGCCAAGCAGAACAT